The Branchiostoma lanceolatum isolate klBraLanc5 chromosome 12, klBraLanc5.hap2, whole genome shotgun sequence DNA segment CATTTCGCCCCTCCCCCTTCGGAAAAACTTTCTCTTGGAAGCTTTGAGTCCCGTTTCTGCCGCTGGACCGCTACAGAAATGGTTAACTTGAACAGGGATGCAAGCTAGAGCTGTTGTTGACCTTGGCGTTGCACATGTAAGCTGTTTTTCGACTAAATACTTTGCAAAACGCAACATCCGACCGGTCACTCGAGTTCAAGAGGTTAAAGGTCAAAGATTGCGTAACAAAAGTAGGCACAGATCACTATAGCTACGTGCAAATGGTAACGTTTTTGTTAGACAatattttaaagctttgttTACGAAAATTACTTGAAAAGTTAATGTTGCATATACAAAGGATAGCCACAAATCAAAGTGGCGTAGATGTTTATCtaacaaaagttgttttttatatCCTTTTAATATATTAATGTGCAATCCCTTACCCAGGATGCAGCGTAACCGGAAGTAATTGTAGACGACGTTGTGTAAAAAACATCTCAGGACCAACTTCCACAAGAATCCGCTGCTAAAAATGCCTCTTAGGATGTTGCTAAGGTACATTCTGTGAAGGCTGACCTTTCTTCCTTTGTTTCTAGTGTCTTGTCTTCGAATAAGAATGTCAAAGTGGCATTTTAAGCGATGGTTTGAGCTGTTTTACATGTTTCGGGTAGTTGGAGGTCGACTTagcttggggaggggggcgaagttGAAGATGTTTGGAAACAATCTGTAATTTGTTCCTTTCTTGTTTACAGGTTTTTAGCGAACCACCCACAAGTTGTCGAGAGGGTAAGTTTACCGCTTCTTAAGCAGATAGAGTCTGTATAGATCATACATATCGTGCTCAGGTATTGTAAGACCTTGTGACATTTTAAAGAGTGCAAGCTGTTGttgtgtaacgttacgtcaTGTCCCAAATTTGTAAGTATGCGCAACGTACATGTTACGTGTCGAAATTAAAAGTTAGCCTGAATTCTTGGTCATAAATGGTTTATCATTACTTCTCAAGAGAAGTGCTGGTGTAATTGTACTGTTAGACTTAATGTGTACATGCGGAAACATTATTTTTGTCTCACTCAGTCACTGTTCCTGACTGTGTTGTAAATTATTGATTTCTACCCAACAGCTATCAGAAACATATGTCATCAGGAGACTTGCACAGCTCACAGCTTACGTCATCACCAGAGGAAAGATCAGGAGTAAGTATTGCCCTCCTATTCCCTCTTCAACCAAACTGAACCTGGTGTTGTcatcaaaaggtcttttgaaTCTGTCCTCAGCggggtcgtgtggtgtaacggcactagggtgtttggcccagaacccagaagtcctgggttcaaaacctgtcatgtcaccgatgttgtgcccttaggagcacaactttcctcactccacctaagtgtaaaaatgggtacctgactttggttggaaggtaaaaggtggtggaagcaGGGTGCCAATatcatgccctagacacagtggataacaacacaCGGCCCCCACCCtttttcaacatcatcatcatctttcataCTCTTTTCTACTTTTTTTACATACTTCCAATTACACCAAAACATCTCCAAAAAGTTCTCCACAGCAAATAAGTTGTAGCTACATCAATAAAGCATAATGATTTTAAAGCATGGTTACAACGGAAAACTATTGCTTTTACAAATAGATGTAAcctatatgatatacatgtacatgaattgtTTTATTATGTTCAGaatgaggaaaaaaattcatcatatcattgtcattaatgtctttttacatatttttgatCATGTCAATTCTCTCTTATTCTACAGTGGAGGATGAAGTAGCAAAATTAAACAAGTCTTCAGAGGGAGCTGTACAGAGGGCATCTTCCTTCAAAAGCACCTTCATGAGAGAGATTGAAGAAGGCATGAAGGAGgcaaacaagaaattgaaagaTCAGGAGAGAAACAAATGACACAGCTGGACGTGTGAAAGTAGTAGAAAAAGTGCTGTTAATTTCCTTTTGTTGAGGTACCATCTGTATTGTCCGGAATATCACCAGAATGATATGAAAATACCATGGTGAAAGTAGTGGATGAAGTGCAATTAATTGCCAATGTTTGAGGTGGTGTCAGTGGACTACTACTGCTGTCAGTGTAACCACCCTTTGGCACAACACACCAACATACCATGCAGATGTTTACATTCTGATTGATATCAGTGACATGTGTATGTCCCAAACTCAAACATTTCAGTGAGAAGGCAGGACTAAACAAGAGATTGGTGGTGAAGTAAATAGGCACTGTCAGAATGAACACGGTAATGTACGAGAAAGAGAGGAGATTACTTGGACACCATTATACCTGTGGTTATTTAGGTGTGTGATATGGCCAGAAATGCTGAACAAGTTGTTATACTGCCATTACTGGTATCCTTTTTGATAGCATATTGTGTCAAACTACACATGACAGCTGATCAATGTTACATTTATACATCTTATGTCTGGATAAAGTTATGTCATGTGTTTATAAAAATGTACAGCAACTTTTGTGGTCTGTAAATCCGAATAAAATGTTTCAGAACAAATGTTTCTGTCTCAAATAATGATAAACACAGGGAAgttgtagcctccgttgcaggctctgaaccggctttttgggggtctaaataatacactttttgcagccagcccgtaaccatcagccaccccgtacGTAACCCGGCTGATGGTTACATTTAATTTTGCAGCATTTCATTTCAATTATTCTTTTTGCAGCATTGCAATCGCCATTTTCCGTATCGCTCCGCTTGGTCGCATATATTTAAGTACAATACTGTGGTATCTACCTATCTAAATAACGACTCCCTAATTTTGTACATTATTGGTAgatatgtatttgatttttgaaTATTGGGTCTATGTTCAATTGTGCCTTGTAAGTATTCGTGCGCATTTACTGTAACAGGTGTCtcataatacaagtacagtaccTAGTGCTTAGACAAGTGCTAAACTTTATTGAGTGTtcctcaccggagtaaatccggacgaaagatgatgatgagacgGGAAAAAGTtggccgcgaaaaccgcgaacataaaaccaccgcgaacatttctgcatttactacTAGAAAAACACAAGCTTGAGAAGAACAGCCGTGCCTTTGTTATATTACAGACAAAGGCACGGCCCATAATGTCTTCACTTGACTAGAGAGATTAATAAGCAATATCGCATATGTCGCAAACAGTGGCTTACGTCAtagtgttgccatggcgatgaaTGACGTCTTCCTCACATGGTTCAGCTCTATCGGAAATTAGTACCCATCATATGACAATAATCACCACCATTGTACCTTGTAGGTAATGAcattaatatttcaaatttcatcactTAACTCCAGCGCATGTCCTGTGTTGACTCCATCGTCATGACGACAGTACAGAGATGGTTGACAGAACATTTACAAACAAGGGCGTGTGGATGTTGTTATCACGTttgagaaaaataaagaaactgACCAAAAAATATGTTCCAGAAATTATGATAgacatattcatatacatttgcGGTAGGGGCACGAAATTCAGGAGTTTTCCGTGAACCCCAATGCTGTTTATTACAAGCGTAGCACGTGGCATTTCTGTATTCAATATTCTACCAAGGTTCTTTGAGTTCATTGTGCCGCAAAATATTTTCCATATCAGACTACCCTGCTATCTTGCCATGACTACAATTTCATCCGTTCTCGttgctacaaaaaaagaaaacttttagaAATGTACCGTATAAACTGTTTGAACTTCTACCCTAAATTTCTCCTAAACGCTCCCAATACGCTTAAGAAAAAACATATTGTTAAAGTGTTCACCCGATATGCTGTTCTATTAAAAGATAAACAATTTGAATAATGGTGAACCTGGTTCAAAGCTTATCCCATAACAGATGTGAGGGGAAAGATCATAACATTTTTGATAGCCAGTCACCACAACACGCGAGTGGCTGTCGTCGGAAAACGCTATGAAATttctccctacatctgcttggagattagtttacGGCACCGTGCGTGTTTCGCGCTCCGTAATTTGATGGTAGCAATCATCATGTTAGTGTAAGGGTAATCTTCACCCATTGTAAAAGTGGCttatatcatgaatatttcagcAGCGGACAGCCCATGTGTTAAACCAACTCACGCAATTCTATGTTTTACACACCCGCAAATATGCTTTTTGGGCAAATGTACTAACAACTCAATAAACAGATACTTTTGTGAGAATTTGGGATTTTCAATGCTAAGGTGGTAATTTATTATGTCtgcatgcatgtgtgtcgcACATCACTacacattatcattatcatcatatctATCTAATAAGACATGCTCTATGACTGAAAATATGATTGACACCAGGAAATTGGTAGAGGGTATTACAAAGTAAGACCCAAGTATTGTTATGCCGTAGCCGCTGtcattaatatttcaaatttcatcactTAACTCCAATTTAGAACTTTGATGCGCCACAGGTGTCTTTAATCCATATCATACTACCGACGTCCAAAAAAATATTCAGTCGAGGAGTAGCAATGAAATAATAACTGtaaaattattttgaaaaataatcaTTTTAGCGTTTATTAGACTAGTCGGAAAAATAACTGAGGAAAGATAACTTTTTGCGTTGACGTAGTTAGTTTTCGTCAGTTATTTGCACGTAGTTACAACAAAGGCACCGTCCGTACCATTGCACAGTGTCCGTGCAGGGGTGAtgattttaaaatgatttttatatcttttgtaaataagaaaataaagttcATAACACGAGTTTTAGATCCTGAACAATTCTTTAACATCAACTTACATCATATTCGAAAGCGTTAAATTTGGGCGTATATCGCTGACTTTTCCCTACGTTTTTTTTGGTGTCAATATCTCCCCTACCTATTGTTGGAATGGTTTCGCCTTGCCAGCGAAGTGGCAAAGATAAATTCCGTAGGCGACGTCACAGTTGGAGTTAATGTAGCGGTCGCGTTCCTCTTGGAGGGAAAGTTTTCGTTGTCAGagttctattcatttatttttaagTGTCGGAGCAACCACGCTGTGTTGGACATACGGTGCAGTTACGTCAGGGGTGCACTTGAGTGTGCCTCTCTCCTtgggagtttgtttgtttgtttgtttgcttgtttgtttctacCGGGGATATTCTGCTGTGAACACACGGGAGGAGAGCGAGAGGTCGCCCGCCGGGCTTTACGCGGCGATCTACTACGAGTGTCGCATCACTTCATAGAAAGGTACGTGAAGGAATTCTATGACTGCTGTTTTTCGCGCGCATGTACTTTTGTGCCTCTTTTCCCCCAAAAGTGGCAAAGAAAATGTACAGCTAACCTAtgtttattttgtactttttttttgttttataattttttcgtGACATTTTTTATCAGAAAAAATGCACGGCCAAATAGATAACACGCCGGGAATTTTTACTTCATGTATGATTGCTTGGACATCCGTTAAATATGAGTGGTGGTTTACAGATGTAGCTTTAAGCTTGCTCTTTCATACTGTTTACTTTCATACTGTTTAATTTTTCAGTACTCGTCAGTAGTTTTATACTTTGTTCGTTTTCTGGCGCGTGTTTTTaggaaaatttgggtaagaaCAAAAGTGCTCATACGGGGAATTTGTTTCGTTCTTGAACGTTTGTCTGGCATCCGTTGAACACAGTTAATGGTTCAGATATATCAATGATGTTTAACATGATGTGGGGTTTTCATACTTTCTTTTACTTTCTAAGTAGTCTTATATTCTTGTTGtgcttttgttgttttattgtgtGTGTGGGTTTCGCAATATTTTCTTCAGAACAAAGGTAAGTACACGGGGAGTCTTTATTTCTTGTACCTTTGCAGGACACCCGTTAAAAAGAAGTGATGGTCCAGAGAGATGTAGCTTTAACATAACATAGCGCTTTCATACTGTTTATTTTCTCAGtcgttttgtatttttgttggttgtcttgtgtgtgtgcgttttgtgtCGTAACATTAGCTTCAGAACAAAGGTAAGCGCACATAGCAGGAGTTTTTATTTCATGGGCGATTGCCTGACACCCATCAAATAGAAGTGATCGTTCACAGATGACGTAGCTTTATCAGAATCTAGCGCTTTCATATTGTTAATTTCTCAGTAGTTTTATATTCTTGTTTATTTTACTGCAATTTGCTTAAGAACAAAGGTAGCAAACAgggagttttttttctttcttgcacGTTTGCTTGACAAGATAGAAGTGATGGTTCAGAAAATATGCAGTTCTAACATAGCCTAGACACGACGGCGCTTTCATATTGTATATATACTTTCTATTTGCCCTAGACAAGCACAGTTGAAACCAACGTCATGACGGGACTATGTCCACATCCGTTGGTAGCAACCTTCGTGTGTTTCATTGTGTTCTTGTCGCAGTGTGATGTGGTTAAGTCACTGTCAGGGTAAGGAATTCTAAGcgattctgtattttttcagtCTCATGAAAACGATAAACACTTGATATGTGGTAGAA contains these protein-coding regions:
- the LOC136446255 gene encoding protein NCBP2AS2-like, translated to MPLRMLLRFLANHPQVVERLSETYVIRRLAQLTAYVITRGKIRMEDEVAKLNKSSEGAVQRASSFKSTFMREIEEGMKEANKKLKDQERNK